The Desulfosporosinus acidiphilus SJ4 genome has a window encoding:
- a CDS encoding dihydroorotase, translating to MLLLKDVWVVDPGQKLSSPQSVLVKEGKILAMASTMSEEEVHSQAQEETIETINGEGKFLFPGLIDVHTHLREPGQEDKEDILSGSRAAVRGGFTTILAMANTQPVIDKRALAEFVRLQGVRAGYAQVLPIGTVTKGMQGEELVEMADMKEGGVAAFSDDGKNIQNGEVMRLALEYAKLTGLPIISHCEDKYLAGDGFMRRGIAAGRMGLKGIPASAESVIVSRDLILAEETGGKLHLAHISTAESVDLIRRAKARGVNVSAEVNPHHLIFCDEDIHLTDTSLKVNPPLSSKEDRAALIDGLRDGTIDMIATDHAPHTQAEKARPFAEAPFGIASLETALSAVYQHLVLTGKLTWERVIEAWSYLPAQRFGLKGGTLTPGSAADMVLFDPAYQEVIEPGNLVSKARNTPFLGQTLQGFPVMVWVGGRLVQENRRVL from the coding sequence ATGTTGTTGCTTAAAGATGTCTGGGTTGTTGATCCCGGTCAGAAACTATCGAGTCCTCAAAGTGTACTTGTTAAAGAGGGTAAAATCTTAGCGATGGCTTCCACCATGAGCGAAGAAGAGGTTCACTCTCAAGCTCAGGAAGAAACCATTGAGACGATTAACGGGGAAGGCAAGTTCCTTTTTCCGGGATTAATTGACGTTCATACCCATTTGCGTGAACCTGGGCAGGAGGACAAAGAGGATATTTTAAGCGGTTCCCGCGCGGCTGTTCGGGGAGGATTCACAACAATCTTAGCTATGGCTAACACCCAACCGGTAATTGATAAACGGGCTTTGGCGGAATTTGTACGGCTGCAAGGTGTACGAGCAGGTTATGCCCAAGTTCTGCCCATCGGAACGGTTACCAAAGGTATGCAAGGTGAAGAACTTGTGGAAATGGCGGATATGAAAGAGGGCGGAGTTGCGGCCTTCTCAGATGATGGGAAAAATATACAAAACGGGGAAGTTATGAGGCTGGCCTTAGAATATGCGAAATTGACAGGACTGCCTATCATCAGCCATTGCGAAGATAAATATTTGGCGGGAGACGGTTTCATGCGCCGGGGAATAGCTGCGGGCCGAATGGGGCTCAAAGGAATCCCAGCCAGTGCCGAAAGCGTTATCGTTTCTCGGGATTTGATCTTGGCTGAGGAAACGGGCGGGAAACTTCATCTGGCTCACATTTCAACTGCCGAGAGTGTGGATCTGATTCGCAGGGCCAAAGCACGGGGCGTCAATGTCAGTGCTGAAGTTAATCCCCATCACTTAATTTTCTGTGATGAAGACATTCATCTTACGGATACTTCACTTAAAGTAAATCCGCCCTTGTCCTCAAAAGAAGACCGCGCTGCCCTGATTGACGGGCTTCGTGACGGGACGATTGATATGATTGCCACAGACCATGCACCGCATACTCAGGCAGAAAAGGCCCGGCCCTTTGCCGAGGCACCCTTTGGCATTGCAAGTCTGGAAACTGCGCTGAGTGCTGTGTACCAGCACCTGGTGCTGACAGGAAAACTTACCTGGGAGCGGGTCATCGAGGCTTGGAGTTATTTGCCCGCCCAGCGCTTTGGGTTAAAGGGAGGAACGCTTACGCCTGGCTCAGCTGCGGATATGGTGCTCTTCGATCCTGCCTATCAAGAAGTGATCGAACCTGGCAATTTGGTTTCCAAAGCACGCAATACTCCGTTTTTAGGTCAGACTCTTCAAGGTTTTCCAGTGATGGTTTGGGTCGGCGGACGATTAGTACAAGAAAATCGAAGGGTTCTATAG
- a CDS encoding aspartate carbamoyltransferase catalytic subunit, with protein sequence MKLQRKDVLGLEEMDVEEIRQILQTAKVMKGILMRPIKKLPTLKGKSVVNLFYEASTRTRTSFEMAAKVLGADTTSIAVAQSSVSKGESLYDTAKTIQAMRADLVIIRHSSSGSAGFLADILEAGVINAGDGQHEHPTQALLDIFTMEEKLGDLKGKNVVIVGDVLHSRVARSNAWGLQKLGVNVTLVGPPTLAPEEMRGLGVKVTHDLDSVLPGADVVMALRLQLERQKSGLFPSLREYSHLYGLTTERLKKTGKESVIMHPGPMNRGVEISDEVADSAQALIERQVTNGVAIRMALIYLLIGGSANVVA encoded by the coding sequence ATGAAATTGCAGCGTAAAGACGTTCTTGGATTAGAAGAGATGGACGTGGAAGAAATTCGCCAAATCTTACAGACGGCGAAAGTAATGAAAGGAATTTTAATGCGTCCTATCAAGAAGCTACCAACCCTTAAAGGCAAATCTGTCGTCAATCTATTTTATGAGGCCAGCACGAGGACCAGAACATCCTTCGAAATGGCGGCCAAAGTCTTAGGAGCGGATACAACGAGTATTGCCGTGGCTCAAAGCAGTGTGAGCAAAGGGGAAAGTTTATATGATACCGCCAAAACGATTCAAGCGATGCGGGCGGATTTAGTCATTATCAGACATTCCAGTTCCGGTTCGGCCGGTTTTCTGGCGGATATTTTAGAGGCGGGAGTTATTAATGCCGGAGACGGTCAGCATGAACATCCAACTCAAGCCTTGTTGGATATTTTCACGATGGAAGAAAAACTGGGAGATTTAAAGGGAAAAAATGTGGTCATCGTGGGGGATGTTTTGCATTCCCGCGTGGCCAGGAGCAATGCCTGGGGTCTTCAAAAGCTGGGAGTCAATGTAACATTGGTGGGTCCCCCCACGTTGGCGCCTGAGGAGATGAGGGGACTGGGAGTAAAGGTGACCCATGATCTCGACAGTGTTTTGCCGGGTGCCGATGTGGTCATGGCCCTGCGTTTACAATTGGAACGTCAAAAAAGCGGACTGTTTCCCAGTCTGAGGGAATACAGTCATCTTTATGGCTTGACAACCGAGCGTTTGAAGAAAACAGGGAAGGAAAGTGTCATTATGCATCCGGGACCCATGAACCGGGGCGTGGAAATTTCCGATGAGGTGGCAGACAGCGCTCAGGCTTTAATTGAACGCCAAGTTACCAACGGTGTAGCCATTCGCATGGCTTTAATTTACCTACTGATTGGAGGGTCTGCAAATGTTGTTGCTTAA
- the pyrR gene encoding bifunctional pyr operon transcriptional regulator/uracil phosphoribosyltransferase PyrR, with product MEGTIKSKILDADGIRRALTRIAHEIVEKNKGTDKLVLVGIRRRGVPLAERIRQYILEFEGVQLPMGILDITLYRDDLSTIDVHPVVHETDVPVSIEGKTVILIDDVLYTGRTARAALDATMDLGRPERIQLAVLVDRGHRELPIRADFVGKNLPTSRREIVAVRLQEVDAEEDVLLLEREGFSE from the coding sequence TTGGAAGGAACGATTAAAAGCAAGATATTAGATGCGGATGGGATCCGCCGGGCGCTTACACGGATTGCCCATGAGATCGTAGAGAAAAATAAAGGTACAGATAAACTTGTTCTGGTTGGAATTAGACGTCGTGGTGTACCCCTGGCTGAACGTATCCGCCAATATATTTTGGAATTTGAAGGCGTTCAATTACCGATGGGAATTTTGGACATAACTCTTTATCGAGATGACTTGAGTACCATTGATGTTCATCCGGTAGTTCATGAAACTGATGTTCCGGTGAGTATTGAAGGAAAAACGGTCATACTGATTGATGATGTTCTTTATACAGGACGCACAGCTCGAGCTGCTTTAGATGCCACCATGGATTTAGGCAGACCTGAGAGAATTCAGCTGGCTGTCTTAGTTGATCGTGGACACCGGGAGCTTCCCATTCGCGCAGACTTTGTCGGCAAAAACTTACCGACCTCGCGTCGTGAAATTGTCGCTGTGCGTTTGCAGGAAGTTGATGCTGAAGAAGACGTGCTTTTGTTGGAACGGGAAGGTTTCAGCGAATAG
- a CDS encoding RluA family pseudouridine synthase, whose amino-acid sequence MEFGIWGVDVEKVFESEQVNDEIDEEINEAINEAETLEFELSEGLRLDVGVTNVLGKSRSFVQDLIAKECIKVNGLSKKGNYKIRKGDRIEATIPIPRPAAAEPENIPLDILYEDDDVLVVNKPQGMVVHPAPGAWTGTLVNALLFHCRNLSGINGVLRPGIVHRIDKDTSGILVVAKNDEAHQSLAAQLKEHSMERFYLAVAHGVIHEPSGTVNAPIGRDPSDRKRMAVVMHHSKTAVTHYKVLERYKDATYLEVHLETGRTHQIRVHMNYLKHPIVGDPVYGPSKNRFGLKGQLLHAAHLGFKHPRSGEWMRFDTAVPEVFADFLKKLRKD is encoded by the coding sequence TTGGAATTTGGAATTTGGGGAGTAGACGTGGAAAAAGTTTTCGAATCAGAACAAGTGAATGATGAAATTGATGAAGAAATCAATGAAGCCATAAATGAAGCGGAAACCTTAGAATTTGAATTATCCGAAGGACTCAGGCTGGATGTCGGGGTTACTAATGTTCTGGGAAAGAGCAGGTCTTTTGTGCAAGACCTCATTGCCAAAGAATGTATCAAAGTAAATGGGCTGAGCAAAAAGGGAAATTATAAAATTCGCAAGGGTGACAGAATCGAAGCGACAATTCCCATTCCTCGACCGGCAGCAGCTGAACCTGAAAATATTCCTCTGGATATTCTCTACGAGGATGACGATGTCTTAGTTGTCAACAAACCGCAAGGTATGGTAGTGCATCCCGCTCCCGGTGCTTGGACAGGAACTCTCGTCAATGCGTTATTATTCCACTGCCGTAATCTCTCAGGTATTAATGGGGTCTTGCGTCCGGGAATTGTTCATCGCATTGACAAGGATACATCGGGGATTTTGGTCGTGGCTAAGAATGATGAAGCTCATCAGAGCTTAGCTGCTCAACTAAAAGAACATAGTATGGAACGGTTTTATTTAGCTGTGGCCCACGGTGTGATTCATGAACCTTCAGGTACGGTAAATGCCCCAATTGGGCGTGATCCCTCGGACCGCAAGCGGATGGCTGTTGTCATGCATCATTCTAAAACAGCTGTAACTCATTACAAAGTCCTGGAACGTTATAAAGATGCAACTTATCTGGAAGTCCATCTCGAGACAGGGAGAACCCACCAAATTCGAGTTCATATGAATTATCTTAAGCATCCCATCGTGGGGGACCCGGTCTACGGCCCCTCGAAAAATAGATTTGGACTAAAAGGCCAACTGCTTCATGCGGCCCATTTAGGGTTTAAGCATCCACGAAGCGGGGAATGGATGAGGTTTGACACTGCTGTCCCCGAAGTCTTTGCGGATTTTCTTAAGAAATTAAGGAAGGATTGA
- the lspA gene encoding signal peptidase II, which yields MLVWLAMIGVWIVDRLLKVLIQKNFVPGESLKVIPKIFHITYVLNPGAAFGLMAGRTWVFVVTALVVVGGVIYGQFRIPKKEVLLRLAIGMIGGGALGNLYDRLFIGRVVDYIDFQIWPYVFNFADSMIVVGVGLLMLKLYWEEKDHKDVEKELNASSTQE from the coding sequence TTGTTAGTCTGGCTTGCCATGATTGGCGTATGGATCGTTGATCGCTTGTTAAAAGTGTTAATTCAGAAGAACTTTGTACCGGGTGAATCACTGAAGGTCATCCCTAAGATATTCCATATCACCTATGTTCTCAACCCAGGAGCGGCCTTTGGCTTAATGGCTGGTCGGACCTGGGTTTTTGTTGTTACCGCCCTGGTTGTCGTAGGCGGGGTGATTTATGGACAATTTCGCATTCCAAAAAAAGAAGTGCTTCTGCGCTTAGCGATTGGGATGATTGGGGGAGGAGCCCTGGGAAATTTATATGATCGTTTGTTTATTGGCCGAGTTGTGGATTATATTGACTTTCAAATTTGGCCCTATGTTTTTAACTTTGCCGACAGTATGATCGTTGTTGGAGTTGGCCTGCTTATGCTTAAGTTATATTGGGAAGAAAAAGATCACAAAGATGTGGAAAAGGAGCTTAACGCCAGCAGTACTCAGGAATAA
- a CDS encoding TraR/DksA C4-type zinc finger protein, which produces MDNKSHYIKLIETLRAEKQSLAESATEFLNGDMRESLGELSVADNHPADIATEVYQRSQDVAYHDRSVHRMEAIDAALARFEEGKYGICESCGQEIPYERLELMPYTTVCTRCSREEEKEEQHSLHRQPVEDEILNRPFSRTFNDGTDRVEFDGEDAWQAVARYGTSDSLQDLGTNRDISDPNQLYEDSDETIGAVEFIETFETGRERLDRNNTIHYSEDHGRT; this is translated from the coding sequence ATGGATAATAAATCTCATTATATAAAATTGATTGAAACCTTACGAGCCGAAAAGCAAAGTTTAGCAGAGTCTGCGACGGAATTCCTTAACGGAGATATGAGAGAGTCTTTAGGTGAGCTGTCAGTGGCCGATAATCATCCGGCAGATATTGCTACTGAAGTATATCAGCGTTCACAGGATGTGGCCTACCATGACCGTTCTGTGCACAGGATGGAAGCCATTGATGCAGCTTTAGCGCGTTTTGAAGAAGGTAAGTACGGGATTTGTGAATCCTGCGGCCAAGAGATTCCCTATGAACGTCTTGAGCTAATGCCCTATACTACTGTCTGTACACGATGCAGTCGTGAAGAAGAGAAAGAGGAGCAGCATTCCCTGCATCGTCAGCCTGTTGAAGATGAAATTCTAAACCGACCCTTTTCGCGAACGTTTAATGATGGCACAGACCGGGTAGAGTTCGATGGTGAAGATGCCTGGCAGGCTGTGGCACGCTACGGGACGTCAGATTCGCTTCAGGATCTTGGGACCAATCGAGATATTTCAGATCCCAATCAGTTGTATGAGGATTCAGATGAAACCATAGGTGCCGTGGAATTTATAGAAACGTTTGAGACCGGACGGGAACGGTTAGACCGAAATAATACAATTCATTACAGCGAAGATCATGGACGCACTTAA
- a CDS encoding ISNCY-like element ISDsac1 family transposase codes for MLRLHNEQLTIWDFALPEQVLELSKELKTIDELLDDEKFMRPFLSRWNIRIGRPTVPVETFLRLMYLKFRYEFGYETLVAEVSDSIKWRRFCRINLDATVPHSTTLIKLTQKYGEDIVEQLNEALVVKASQDKITRSRRLRTDTTVTESNIHYPTDAQLLADAIKSITRQAQSLRETAGSTMPKMIERCRSAKKRILEIGKTLKRRNHQAVEEVRKITDKLVDKAIETMTNAHQIMDKAEEALGEQMSNTTKRKIEKLDKVIVTADKIVNQTLKVNGGNTHISNRVISLHDPDARPIQKGKLKSPTEFGYKTEITENEDRIITDYKVHVGNPSDDSLLVETVKRHISKTGKVPYSIATDRGYSSGKNQKELTDLGIKRISMPKKGKKSKAQASHEKQRWFRRLQAWRAGGEGTISILKRKYGLGRSLSRGHQGVSTWVGFGILTYNLRRIAALI; via the coding sequence ATGTTACGTCTTCACAATGAGCAACTTACTATTTGGGATTTTGCTTTACCTGAGCAAGTTCTAGAACTAAGCAAGGAATTAAAGACTATCGATGAACTTCTGGATGATGAGAAATTTATGCGGCCTTTCCTTTCTCGTTGGAATATACGTATTGGCCGACCGACAGTTCCTGTCGAAACCTTTCTTCGTCTCATGTACCTTAAGTTCCGTTATGAGTTTGGTTATGAAACTCTCGTTGCAGAGGTTAGTGACAGCATTAAATGGCGTCGCTTTTGTCGAATTAACTTAGATGCGACAGTTCCTCATAGTACGACCTTGATTAAACTGACTCAAAAGTATGGAGAAGACATCGTTGAACAGCTTAATGAAGCTCTCGTTGTTAAGGCTTCTCAAGACAAGATTACTCGGAGCCGGAGACTTCGCACGGACACAACGGTGACGGAATCCAATATTCATTACCCTACGGATGCTCAGCTCTTGGCCGATGCTATTAAATCGATAACACGCCAAGCTCAAAGCCTTCGAGAAACTGCGGGTTCGACGATGCCCAAGATGATTGAACGCTGTCGTTCAGCGAAGAAGCGAATTTTGGAAATCGGTAAAACACTTAAGCGGCGTAATCATCAGGCTGTTGAAGAAGTTCGTAAGATTACCGATAAATTAGTTGATAAAGCCATTGAAACTATGACTAACGCCCATCAGATTATGGATAAAGCCGAAGAAGCTCTAGGCGAGCAGATGAGCAACACTACAAAACGCAAGATTGAGAAACTCGATAAGGTCATAGTCACCGCCGACAAAATTGTGAATCAAACACTAAAAGTCAACGGCGGAAACACCCACATTTCGAATCGAGTGATTAGTCTTCATGATCCAGATGCACGGCCGATTCAAAAAGGGAAATTAAAGAGTCCGACAGAGTTTGGCTATAAAACAGAGATCACAGAAAATGAAGACCGCATTATAACCGATTATAAAGTTCATGTTGGAAATCCTAGTGATGACAGTCTTTTGGTAGAAACTGTTAAACGTCATATTTCTAAAACAGGAAAAGTGCCATATTCAATCGCTACCGACAGAGGTTACAGCAGCGGTAAGAACCAAAAAGAACTGACTGACCTAGGAATCAAACGAATATCGATGCCTAAAAAGGGCAAGAAGAGTAAAGCACAGGCATCTCACGAAAAGCAGAGATGGTTCCGACGATTGCAAGCTTGGAGAGCTGGCGGAGAAGGTACCATAAGCATTTTGAAACGGAAATATGGTCTAGGGAGAAGTCTGTCCCGAGGCCACCAAGGTGTAAGTACCTGGGTGGGATTTGGGATATTAACCTACAATTTGAGACGAATAGCGGCCCTGATTTAG
- a CDS encoding CgeB family protein gives MGYKVKVISNNADKERLKMTILESFPDYVMTINFDPLISEICTEIRKKYISWCVDTPQYTVYQKEALNDVNYIFMYDEEIVEGLKTKGLKKIFYMPIAVNVNRLASLRLSDDEKEAYECDISFIGNLTMSEYSQYIKGSLTNQTSDYIDGLIQKQHEDISFFHLKDDCTQELVNKINNEITSYRIQGAVLLREKEKLSFLLGREQSFQERIIYLTIINEVFKDKNVKVYGNELWKDYTSSYFGHADYYQSMPKIMKSTKINLNITRTFVESGLPLRIFDVLGAGGFLLTNYKKGLEYNFKVGTDFIIYRDLQDLIEIIKYYLLHDKERKEISNNGFETVKRYHTYDLRLREIMNIVKATELGE, from the coding sequence ATGGGATATAAAGTTAAAGTTATTTCAAATAATGCTGATAAAGAACGTCTCAAAATGACAATACTAGAAAGCTTTCCCGACTATGTAATGACGATTAACTTTGATCCGCTAATCTCCGAAATATGTACTGAAATTAGGAAAAAATATATTTCGTGGTGTGTCGATACTCCCCAATATACTGTATATCAAAAAGAAGCCCTAAATGATGTGAATTACATCTTTATGTATGATGAAGAAATTGTCGAAGGGTTAAAAACAAAGGGTTTAAAAAAAATATTTTACATGCCTATCGCGGTAAATGTTAATAGACTTGCAAGTCTCAGACTCAGTGATGATGAGAAGGAGGCTTATGAATGTGATATTAGTTTTATAGGAAATCTCACCATGAGCGAATATTCCCAATATATTAAAGGCTCATTAACGAATCAGACATCCGATTACATAGACGGATTGATTCAAAAGCAACATGAAGATATCAGCTTTTTTCACCTAAAAGATGATTGCACCCAAGAACTTGTAAATAAAATAAATAATGAAATAACATCTTATCGTATTCAAGGCGCTGTACTTCTAAGAGAAAAGGAAAAGCTATCCTTTTTATTAGGAAGAGAACAATCATTTCAAGAAAGAATAATCTATTTAACCATAATTAATGAAGTCTTTAAGGATAAAAATGTAAAAGTATATGGAAATGAGTTATGGAAGGATTATACCAGTAGTTACTTCGGACATGCGGACTATTATCAGTCGATGCCAAAGATCATGAAATCAACCAAAATCAACTTGAATATAACGCGAACATTTGTTGAAAGCGGGCTCCCTTTGAGAATCTTTGATGTTTTAGGAGCAGGTGGTTTCTTACTGACAAATTATAAAAAAGGCTTAGAATATAATTTTAAAGTAGGAACTGATTTTATAATTTATAGAGATTTGCAAGACTTGATAGAAATTATAAAATACTACTTGCTACATGATAAAGAACGAAAGGAAATTTCTAATAACGGCTTTGAAACTGTTAAAAGATATCATACCTATGACTTAAGATTGAGAGAAATAATGAATATTGTAAAAGCAACTGAATTAGGAGAGTAA
- the pduL gene encoding phosphate propanoyltransferase, which translates to MASFMVPVGISNRHIHLSQEHIEELFGAGHTLTKTKDLSQPGQFACEETVTIIGPKGSMPGVRVLGPARKASQVELAATDTFKLGVKPPVRDSGKLDSTPGVDVEGPKGKVHLDQGVIIAARHIHMTPEDAQKYSLKDGDHVRVVVPGVRGGILEHVLIRVSPNYALDMHIDTDEGNAFSLSNGMHLEVLLD; encoded by the coding sequence ATGGCTAGTTTTATGGTTCCGGTAGGTATTTCGAACCGGCACATTCATTTGTCTCAAGAACATATTGAGGAGCTTTTTGGTGCCGGTCATACTCTGACAAAAACAAAAGATCTGAGTCAGCCCGGTCAGTTTGCTTGTGAGGAAACGGTGACGATCATTGGTCCTAAAGGCTCTATGCCGGGAGTTCGTGTTTTGGGTCCGGCCAGAAAAGCGTCCCAAGTTGAATTGGCGGCTACCGACACTTTTAAATTAGGGGTTAAACCCCCGGTTCGCGATTCCGGAAAACTTGACAGCACTCCGGGGGTCGATGTTGAAGGTCCAAAAGGGAAAGTCCATCTCGATCAAGGGGTTATTATTGCTGCCCGTCATATTCATATGACGCCTGAAGATGCTCAGAAATATTCATTAAAGGATGGAGACCATGTTCGGGTAGTTGTTCCAGGCGTAAGGGGCGGAATCCTTGAACATGTTCTTATAAGAGTCAGTCCTAATTATGCTTTGGATATGCATATTGATACGGATGAAGGGAATGCTTTTAGTCTCTCGAATGGCATGCACTTAGAGGTTCTTTTGGATTAG
- a CDS encoding lipoate--protein ligase family protein, which yields MNLWRYLPYAVASGAENMAIDEALLKTMVETPNPQPLLRFYGWNPAALSLGYAQYYEREVDERACRKEGIDIVRRPTGGRAVLHQYELTYSVISPENNPNVSGTITESYLKISKALLEGFQALGIPAEMSLGGAAKEATSAACFDAPSWYELVVNGRKLVGSAQMRKEGMLLQHGSILLHFDADLLFRLLKFPSQEVRERLLKRFKAKACALDEVWQRPIEREELEKEICSGFRRVMGIDFLQSELTESERRLMQEIRSKYLSGDWTKKR from the coding sequence ACCATGGTTGAGACTCCAAATCCTCAGCCGCTTCTGCGTTTTTATGGCTGGAATCCGGCGGCCTTATCTCTAGGCTATGCTCAATATTACGAACGGGAAGTTGATGAAAGGGCATGCAGGAAAGAGGGAATTGACATTGTTCGGCGACCCACGGGGGGGAGGGCAGTCTTGCATCAATATGAACTGACCTATAGTGTCATCTCCCCGGAAAACAACCCTAATGTCTCCGGCACAATTACAGAATCCTATTTGAAGATCAGTAAGGCCTTGTTAGAGGGATTTCAGGCCCTGGGGATACCGGCTGAGATGTCCCTTGGCGGGGCAGCCAAAGAAGCAACCTCTGCGGCATGTTTTGATGCTCCTTCTTGGTATGAACTTGTTGTGAACGGGAGGAAATTGGTGGGGAGCGCTCAGATGCGGAAAGAGGGGATGCTTTTGCAGCATGGGTCCATTCTGCTCCATTTTGATGCCGATCTTCTCTTTCGGCTTCTGAAATTCCCAAGTCAAGAGGTCCGAGAACGTTTGCTAAAGCGATTTAAAGCCAAAGCTTGTGCTTTGGATGAAGTTTGGCAACGGCCAATAGAACGAGAAGAGTTGGAAAAGGAGATTTGTTCAGGATTTCGCAGAGTCATGGGGATTGATTTCCTGCAAAGTGAATTAACAGAATCTGAGAGGCGTTTGATGCAAGAAATTCGTTCTAAATATCTTTCCGGTGATTGGACTAAAAAACGCTAG